In Jejubacter calystegiae, the following are encoded in one genomic region:
- the ppsA gene encoding phosphoenolpyruvate synthase — MSNNGSSPLVLWYNQLGMNDVDRVGGKNASLGEMITNLSGMGVSVPNGFATTAQAFNQFLDSRGVNQRIYELLDNTNIDDVDELARAGAQIRQWIIDTPFQPELEQAIREAYQQLSADDAQASFAVRSSATAEDMPDASFAGQQETFLNVQGFDAVLVAVKHVFASLFNDRAISYRVHQGYDHRGVALSAGVQRMVRSDLAASGVMFSIDTESGFDQVVFITGAWGLGEMVVQGAVNPDEFYVHKPTLEAGRPAIVRRTMGSKKIRMVYADTQEHGKQVRIEDVPAADRDRFCISQEEVEALAKQAVQIEKHYGRPMDIEWAKDGHTGKLFIVQARPETVRSRGQVMERYTLHSQGKIIAEGRAIGHRIGAGNVKVIQDISEMNRIQPGDVLVTDMTDPDWEPIMKKAAAIVTNRGGRTCHAAIIARELGIPAVVGCGDATERMQDGQQVTVSCAEGDTGYVYAELLDFSVKSSSVETMPDLPLKVMMNVGNPDRAFDFACLPNEGVGLARLEFIINRMIGVHPRALLEFDQQEPALQNEIREMMKGYDSPVEFYVGRLTEGIATLGAAFWPKRVIVRLSDFKSNEYANLVGGERYEPDEENPMLGFRGAGRYVADSFRDCFALECEAVKRVRNEMGLTNVEIMVPFVRTVDQARAVVDELARQGLKRGENGLKVIMMCEIPSNALLAEQFLEHFDGFSIGSNDMTQLALGLDRDSGVVSELFDERNEAVKALLSMAIRAAKKQGKYVGICGQGPSDHEDFAAWLMEEGIDSLSLNPDTVVQTWLSLAELKS; from the coding sequence ATGTCCAATAATGGCTCGTCACCTCTGGTGCTCTGGTATAACCAACTCGGTATGAATGATGTCGACCGGGTTGGGGGAAAAAACGCCTCCCTGGGCGAAATGATTACTAATCTCTCCGGTATGGGCGTTTCCGTACCCAACGGTTTTGCCACCACCGCACAAGCCTTTAACCAGTTTCTGGACAGCCGCGGCGTGAATCAGCGTATTTACGAGCTGCTGGACAACACCAATATTGACGATGTGGATGAGCTGGCGCGCGCCGGTGCGCAGATTCGCCAGTGGATTATCGACACGCCATTCCAGCCGGAGCTGGAGCAGGCGATTCGCGAAGCTTACCAGCAGTTGTCCGCCGATGATGCACAGGCCTCTTTCGCGGTACGCTCCTCCGCCACCGCAGAAGATATGCCGGATGCCTCGTTCGCCGGTCAGCAGGAAACCTTCCTTAACGTTCAGGGCTTCGACGCCGTGCTGGTGGCGGTGAAGCACGTATTTGCCTCGCTGTTTAACGATCGCGCTATCTCTTACCGCGTTCACCAGGGCTACGATCACCGCGGCGTGGCCCTGTCTGCCGGGGTTCAGCGCATGGTACGTTCCGACCTGGCCGCCTCTGGCGTGATGTTCTCCATCGATACCGAATCCGGTTTCGATCAGGTGGTCTTTATTACCGGCGCCTGGGGGCTGGGTGAAATGGTGGTGCAGGGCGCCGTGAACCCGGATGAGTTTTACGTGCATAAGCCGACGCTGGAAGCCGGGCGACCGGCCATCGTGCGCCGGACCATGGGATCGAAAAAGATCCGCATGGTGTATGCCGATACTCAGGAACACGGCAAACAGGTTCGCATTGAAGATGTTCCGGCGGCGGATCGCGACCGTTTCTGTATCTCTCAGGAAGAGGTCGAGGCGCTGGCGAAACAGGCGGTACAGATTGAAAAACACTATGGCCGGCCGATGGATATCGAATGGGCCAAAGATGGCCATACCGGCAAGCTGTTTATCGTTCAGGCCCGCCCGGAAACCGTGCGTTCACGCGGCCAGGTGATGGAGCGTTACACGCTGCACTCCCAGGGCAAGATCATCGCCGAAGGGCGCGCTATCGGCCACCGTATTGGGGCGGGCAACGTCAAGGTCATCCAGGATATCAGCGAGATGAACCGCATCCAGCCAGGAGACGTGCTGGTCACCGATATGACCGACCCGGACTGGGAGCCTATCATGAAGAAAGCGGCGGCCATCGTGACCAACCGCGGCGGCCGTACCTGCCATGCGGCGATTATCGCCCGCGAGCTGGGGATCCCGGCGGTGGTGGGCTGCGGCGATGCGACCGAGCGCATGCAGGACGGGCAGCAGGTTACGGTCTCCTGCGCCGAAGGGGATACCGGCTACGTTTATGCCGAACTGCTGGACTTCAGCGTGAAGAGCTCCAGCGTTGAAACAATGCCGGATCTACCGCTGAAGGTGATGATGAACGTGGGCAACCCGGATCGCGCCTTTGATTTCGCCTGCCTGCCCAACGAAGGGGTCGGATTGGCGCGGCTGGAATTTATTATCAACCGGATGATCGGCGTGCATCCGCGGGCGCTGTTGGAGTTCGACCAGCAGGAGCCAGCGCTGCAGAATGAGATCCGCGAAATGATGAAGGGCTACGACTCACCGGTTGAGTTTTACGTCGGTCGTCTGACTGAAGGCATTGCCACTCTGGGTGCCGCCTTCTGGCCGAAGCGCGTGATTGTGCGGCTGTCGGACTTTAAGTCCAACGAATATGCCAACCTGGTGGGCGGCGAACGCTATGAGCCGGATGAAGAGAACCCGATGCTTGGCTTCCGCGGCGCCGGCCGCTACGTGGCGGACAGCTTCCGTGACTGTTTCGCGCTGGAGTGCGAAGCGGTGAAGCGGGTGCGTAACGAGATGGGGCTGACCAACGTCGAAATTATGGTGCCCTTCGTGCGTACCGTCGATCAGGCGCGGGCCGTGGTTGATGAGCTGGCGCGACAGGGACTGAAGCGCGGCGAGAATGGGTTGAAGGTGATCATGATGTGCGAGATCCCTTCCAACGCGCTGCTGGCGGAGCAGTTCCTGGAACACTTCGACGGCTTCTCTATCGGCTCGAACGATATGACGCAGCTGGCGCTGGGGCTGGATCGCGACTCCGGCGTGGTTTCCGAACTGTTCGATGAGCGTAACGAGGCGGTGAAGGCGCTGCTCTCCATGGCGATTCGCGCGGCGAAGAAACAGGGGAAATATGTGGGTATTTGCGGGCAGGGACCATCGGATCATGAAGATTTCGCCGCCTGGCTGATGGAAGAGGGCATCGACAGCCTCTCCCTGAACCCCGATACCGTGGTGCAGACCTGGCTGAGTCTGGCTGAGCTTAAGTCGTAA
- a CDS encoding 3-deoxy-7-phosphoheptulonate synthase, whose protein sequence is MNKTDELRSARIDRLIAPAELAARHPVSPAVAQHIDAARQRIARILNGEDPRLLVIIGPCSIHDPEAALDYARRLQPLRERYQSRLEIVMRTYFEKPRTVVGWKGLISDPDLNGSCRINHGIEVARRLLLEVNALGVPTATEFLDMVIGQFIADLVSWGAIGARTTESQIHREMASALSCPVGFKNGTDGNTRIAVDAIRASRVSHMFLSPDKNGQMTIYQTSGNPWGHIIMRGGKTPNYHPGDIAAATEQLRKFGLPEHLVVDFSHANCQKQHRRQLEVCESICAQIRDGSRAVAGVMAESFLEEGNQTIKPGKPLVHGQSITDPCLSWQQSEQLLEMLARAVDSRF, encoded by the coding sequence ATGAATAAGACTGATGAATTGCGCAGCGCGCGCATCGACAGACTCATCGCGCCTGCCGAACTGGCCGCCCGTCATCCGGTTAGCCCCGCCGTTGCGCAGCACATTGATGCCGCGCGTCAGCGTATCGCCCGAATCCTGAACGGCGAAGATCCGCGCCTGCTGGTGATCATTGGCCCCTGCTCCATTCACGATCCCGAAGCGGCTCTCGACTATGCCCGACGGCTCCAGCCGCTGCGCGAACGCTATCAGTCACGGCTGGAGATCGTAATGCGCACCTATTTCGAAAAGCCGCGCACCGTGGTGGGCTGGAAGGGGCTGATTTCCGACCCCGATCTGAACGGCAGTTGCCGTATTAATCACGGTATCGAAGTGGCACGCCGTCTGCTGCTGGAGGTCAATGCCCTTGGGGTTCCCACCGCCACCGAATTCCTGGATATGGTGATCGGCCAGTTTATTGCCGATCTGGTGAGCTGGGGCGCCATTGGCGCACGTACTACCGAAAGTCAGATTCACCGGGAAATGGCCTCCGCGCTCTCCTGCCCGGTAGGGTTTAAAAATGGTACCGACGGCAATACCCGTATTGCCGTGGACGCCATTCGCGCCTCCAGGGTCAGCCATATGTTTCTGTCGCCGGACAAAAATGGCCAGATGACCATCTACCAGACCAGCGGCAACCCCTGGGGTCATATCATTATGCGCGGCGGCAAAACGCCCAATTACCATCCCGGAGATATCGCTGCGGCCACAGAACAGCTGCGTAAATTCGGCCTGCCGGAACATCTGGTGGTGGATTTCAGCCATGCCAACTGCCAGAAGCAGCACCGCCGTCAACTGGAGGTCTGCGAATCAATCTGCGCCCAGATCCGCGACGGTTCGCGGGCGGTTGCGGGCGTAATGGCGGAAAGCTTCCTGGAAGAGGGAAACCAGACCATTAAACCCGGGAAACCGCTGGTGCACGGCCAGTCCATTACCGACCCCTGCCTGAGCTGGCAACAGAGCGAACAGCTGCTGGAGATGCTGGCCCGGGCGGTGGACAGCCGTTTCTGA
- the ppsR gene encoding posphoenolpyruvate synthetase regulatory kinase/phosphorylase PpsR, which produces MDNYADRHVFYISDGTAITAEVLGHAVMSQFPVTINSIALPFVETESRARAVKEQIDALWQQTGVRPLVFYSIVLPEIRAIILECEGFCQDIVQALVGPLQQELKLDPTPIAHRTHGLNPGNITQYDARIAAIDYTLAHDDGVSMRNLDQAQVILLGVSRCGKTPTSLYLAMQYGIRAANYPFIADDMDNLQLPAALRPLQHKLFGLTINAERLAAIREERRENSRYASMRQCRMEVAEVEALYRKHQIHYLNSTNYSVEEIATRIMDIMGLSRRMY; this is translated from the coding sequence ATGGACAACTACGCCGACCGCCACGTTTTCTATATTTCAGACGGCACCGCCATTACCGCAGAGGTACTGGGCCATGCGGTGATGTCGCAGTTCCCGGTCACCATCAACAGCATTGCGCTGCCTTTTGTTGAAACCGAAAGCCGGGCCCGGGCGGTGAAGGAACAGATCGATGCGCTCTGGCAGCAGACCGGCGTAAGACCACTGGTCTTCTATTCCATCGTGCTACCGGAAATTCGCGCCATCATTCTGGAATGCGAAGGCTTCTGTCAAGATATTGTCCAGGCACTGGTGGGACCGTTACAGCAGGAACTTAAGCTCGATCCCACCCCCATTGCCCATCGAACCCACGGACTGAATCCCGGCAATATTACCCAGTATGACGCGCGCATTGCCGCCATTGATTACACTCTGGCCCACGACGACGGCGTCTCTATGCGCAATCTCGATCAGGCCCAGGTGATTCTGTTGGGGGTTTCACGCTGTGGAAAAACGCCCACCAGCCTCTATCTGGCGATGCAGTACGGCATTCGCGCCGCCAACTACCCCTTTATTGCCGACGATATGGACAACCTGCAACTTCCGGCGGCGCTGCGACCGCTGCAGCATAAGCTGTTCGGCCTGACCATTAATGCCGAGCGACTGGCGGCTATTCGGGAAGAACGCCGTGAGAACAGCCGCTACGCTTCGATGCGTCAGTGCCGGATGGAAGTGGCGGAGGTGGAAGCGCTGTATCGCAAGCATCAAATCCACTATCTCAACAGCACCAATTACTCGGTTGAAGAGATCGCTACCCGAATCATGGATATTATGGGCCTCAGCCGCCGGATGTACTGA
- a CDS encoding 3-deoxy-7-phosphoheptulonate synthase — protein MNKTDELRTAHIDRLVTPAELAQRHPLTQETAAQVTAARQRIARILNGEDPRLLVIIGPCSIHDPEAALDYARRIQAMRERYQSRLEIVMRTYFEKPRTVVGWKGLISDPDLNGSYRINHGIEVARRLLLEVNALGVPTATEFLDMVIGQFIADLISWGAIGARTTESQVHREMASALSCPVGFKNGTDGNTRIAVDAIRASRVSHMFLSPDKNGQMTIYQTSGNPWGHIIMRGGKSPNYHAADIAAAAERLREFGLPEQLVVDFSHGNCQKQHRRQLEVCESVCEQIRHGSRAIAGVMAESFLEEGSQVIEPGKALVRGQSITDPCLSWEQSERLLEMLARAVDSRF, from the coding sequence ATGAATAAAACAGACGAGTTGCGCACCGCGCACATCGACCGCCTGGTGACGCCTGCCGAACTGGCGCAGCGCCACCCCCTGACACAGGAAACCGCAGCCCAGGTTACCGCGGCCCGGCAGCGCATCGCCCGTATCCTGAACGGCGAAGACCCGCGCCTGCTGGTCATTATCGGTCCCTGCTCCATTCACGATCCCGAAGCGGCTCTCGACTACGCCCGGCGTATTCAGGCCATGCGCGAACGTTACCAGTCGCGGCTGGAGATCGTGATGCGCACCTATTTTGAAAAACCGCGCACCGTGGTGGGCTGGAAGGGGCTGATTTCCGATCCCGATCTGAACGGCAGCTACCGCATTAATCACGGTATTGAGGTGGCGCGCCGCCTGCTGCTGGAGGTCAATGCCCTTGGGGTTCCCACCGCCACTGAATTTCTGGATATGGTGATCGGCCAGTTTATTGCCGACTTGATTAGCTGGGGCGCCATCGGCGCGCGTACCACCGAAAGCCAGGTGCATCGCGAAATGGCCTCTGCCCTTTCCTGCCCGGTCGGCTTCAAGAACGGTACTGACGGCAATACCCGCATTGCGGTGGACGCTATTCGCGCCTCCAGGGTCAGCCATATGTTTCTGTCGCCGGACAAAAATGGCCAGATGACCATCTACCAGACCAGCGGCAACCCCTGGGGTCATATCATTATGCGCGGCGGTAAAAGCCCCAATTATCACGCCGCTGATATCGCCGCCGCCGCGGAGCGCCTGCGCGAATTCGGCCTGCCGGAACAGCTGGTGGTGGATTTCAGCCACGGCAACTGCCAGAAGCAGCACCGCCGCCAGCTGGAGGTCTGTGAGTCTGTTTGCGAGCAGATTCGTCATGGCTCACGCGCCATCGCCGGCGTAATGGCGGAAAGTTTCCTTGAAGAAGGAAGCCAGGTGATTGAACCCGGAAAAGCGCTGGTGCGCGGCCAGTCCATTACCGACCCCTGCCTGAGCTGGGAACAGAGCGAACGGCTACTGGAGATGCTGGCCCGGGCGGTGGACAGCCGCTTCTGA
- a CDS encoding MFS transporter encodes MTTVSVLTTRDKIGYGLGDMASALVWQTATLFLAYFYTDVFGLSAAVMGTMFLVVRALDACLDPCIGAMVDRTRTRYGRFRPWLLWFAIPFGVSCMITFYVPDLGTTGKTLYACATYALLSVVYSAINVPYCAMPGALTLDPRERHSLQSWRFALSFVGGLVVTVIALPLVAWLGQGNAQKGYFFAMGLMGLLGVALFFCCFAMTRERYSPRNDSSGSIWGDIKLLVANSQWRIVFVFNILLLTAVVTRGSATLYYVKYVLLRPELVFAFIVSGMVASMLGALLSERLLGRFDRVRSYQWTILCFVAIGGSIFFLPPTALWLIFALNLIFSFIQNLTTPLQWSMFSDVVDYEEQRTGRRLDGLVFSSALFAIKMGLALGGAVVGWVLGMVDYLPNTLQQTPLVLTTINGLFTLIPAALFLSMALLLCFYQLNSRRVADIADLLAARRQTDAETASPLPVTQELTHDRNL; translated from the coding sequence ATGACGACCGTTTCAGTATTAACCACCCGGGACAAGATTGGCTATGGCCTGGGAGATATGGCCAGCGCGCTGGTCTGGCAGACGGCCACGCTGTTTCTGGCTTATTTTTACACCGATGTTTTTGGTCTTTCCGCCGCGGTGATGGGCACCATGTTTCTGGTGGTACGGGCGCTGGATGCCTGCCTGGACCCCTGTATCGGCGCGATGGTGGATCGCACCCGAACCCGTTACGGACGCTTTCGTCCCTGGCTGCTGTGGTTTGCCATTCCGTTCGGGGTGAGCTGTATGATCACCTTCTACGTGCCCGATCTCGGCACAACCGGGAAAACCCTTTACGCCTGCGCCACCTACGCGCTGTTAAGTGTGGTCTATTCTGCCATTAATGTCCCTTACTGCGCCATGCCCGGCGCCCTGACGCTGGATCCGCGCGAGCGTCATTCACTTCAATCCTGGCGCTTTGCGTTATCGTTTGTCGGCGGACTGGTCGTCACCGTGATTGCGTTGCCGCTGGTGGCCTGGCTGGGGCAGGGCAATGCGCAAAAGGGTTACTTCTTCGCCATGGGGCTGATGGGGCTGCTGGGGGTTGCGCTCTTTTTCTGCTGCTTTGCCATGACCCGGGAACGCTATTCTCCGCGCAACGACTCCAGTGGTTCGATATGGGGCGATATCAAACTGCTGGTGGCTAATTCGCAGTGGCGGATCGTTTTTGTGTTTAATATTTTGCTGCTGACCGCGGTGGTGACCCGCGGCTCTGCCACGCTCTACTACGTAAAATATGTTTTACTGCGTCCGGAGCTGGTGTTTGCCTTTATTGTTTCGGGAATGGTGGCCTCGATGCTGGGGGCGCTACTCTCAGAGAGGCTGCTCGGTAGATTTGATCGGGTGCGCTCCTATCAGTGGACGATTTTATGTTTTGTGGCGATCGGCGGCTCCATCTTCTTTTTACCCCCGACGGCGCTGTGGCTTATTTTCGCCCTGAATCTCATCTTCAGTTTTATTCAGAATCTTACCACGCCGCTGCAGTGGAGCATGTTCTCCGATGTGGTCGACTACGAAGAGCAGCGTACCGGCCGTCGGCTGGACGGGCTGGTCTTCTCCAGCGCGCTGTTCGCCATCAAAATGGGGCTGGCGCTGGGCGGTGCGGTAGTGGGATGGGTACTGGGGATGGTGGATTATCTGCCCAATACCCTGCAGCAAACGCCTCTGGTGCTGACCACCATTAATGGACTCTTCACGCTGATTCCTGCCGCGCTGTTTTTATCCATGGCGCTTCTGCTCTGTTTCTACCAGCTCAACAGTCGTCGGGTGGCCGATATCGCCGATCTGCTGGCTGCCCGACGTCAGACGGACGCAGAGACAGCGTCACCTCTACCCGTAACCCAGGAGCTAACGCATGACCGCAATCTATAA
- a CDS encoding protein adenylyltransferase SelO, whose product MTHNPHFDNSWHDQLAGFYSALNPTPLDNARLLWHNPALAAELALDPQYFTGPDAGVWGGESLLAGMQPLAQVYSGHQFGVWAGQLGDGRGILLGEQRLADGRRYDWHLKGAGLTPYSRMGDGRAVVRSTIREALASEALHHLGIPTTRALTVVTSDTPVWREQPERGAMLMRIAESHLRFGHFEHFYYRREPEKVRQLADYAIERHWPQLAQEADRYLLMFRDVVARTGRLIARWQCVGFAHGVMNTDNMSLIGLTIDYGPYGFLDDYQPGFICNHSDWQGRYAFDNQPAVGLWNLQRLGQSLSPLVPAAQLNDALDGYQAALMSEYGRLMRDKLGLMTPQAGDNELLSGLLALMEKEGSDYTRTFRLLSETQQQQATSPLRDEFIDRQAFDDWFSRYRARLVQDEVSDEARRTAMRAANPALVLRNWLAQRAIEQAEQDDPREFEWLLAALSHPFDDRDDDYVQRPPDWGKRLEVSCSS is encoded by the coding sequence ATGACTCATAACCCCCATTTCGATAATAGCTGGCATGACCAGCTGGCGGGCTTTTACAGCGCCCTGAACCCCACACCGCTGGATAACGCTCGCCTGCTCTGGCATAACCCGGCGCTGGCGGCGGAGCTGGCGCTGGATCCGCAATACTTTACCGGGCCCGATGCAGGCGTGTGGGGCGGTGAATCACTACTGGCCGGTATGCAGCCGCTGGCCCAGGTCTATAGCGGCCATCAGTTCGGCGTCTGGGCCGGGCAGCTCGGCGACGGGCGCGGCATTCTGCTGGGCGAACAGCGGCTGGCGGACGGTCGTCGTTATGACTGGCATCTGAAGGGGGCCGGGCTGACGCCCTATTCGCGTATGGGGGATGGCCGGGCGGTGGTGCGCTCCACCATTCGCGAGGCGCTGGCGTCAGAGGCGCTGCACCATCTTGGTATCCCCACCACCCGCGCCCTGACGGTGGTCACCAGCGATACTCCGGTCTGGCGCGAACAGCCCGAACGCGGGGCCATGCTGATGCGTATTGCCGAAAGCCATCTGCGCTTTGGTCATTTCGAACATTTTTACTACCGTCGCGAGCCGGAAAAGGTGCGCCAACTGGCGGATTACGCTATTGAACGCCACTGGCCGCAGCTGGCTCAGGAGGCGGATCGCTACCTGCTGATGTTCCGGGATGTGGTGGCCCGCACCGGGCGGCTGATCGCCCGTTGGCAGTGCGTGGGCTTTGCCCACGGGGTGATGAATACTGACAATATGTCGCTTATCGGGCTGACTATCGACTACGGCCCATACGGCTTTCTGGATGACTATCAACCCGGCTTTATCTGTAACCATTCGGACTGGCAGGGGCGCTACGCCTTCGATAATCAACCCGCCGTGGGGTTGTGGAACCTGCAACGACTGGGGCAGTCCCTGTCGCCGCTGGTGCCTGCGGCTCAGCTCAATGATGCGCTGGATGGCTATCAGGCAGCGCTGATGAGCGAGTACGGACGCCTGATGCGCGACAAGCTGGGGTTGATGACGCCACAGGCGGGCGATAACGAACTGCTGTCCGGGCTGCTGGCGCTGATGGAAAAAGAGGGCAGCGACTATACCCGCACCTTCCGGCTGCTGAGCGAAACTCAACAGCAACAGGCGACGTCTCCGCTGCGCGACGAGTTTATCGACAGACAGGCGTTTGACGACTGGTTCAGCCGCTACCGGGCGCGGCTGGTGCAGGATGAAGTCAGCGATGAAGCGCGGCGCACGGCCATGCGCGCCGCTAATCCGGCGCTGGTGCTGCGTAACTGGCTGGCGCAGCGCGCCATCGAACAGGCGGAGCAGGACGATCCCCGCGAGTTCGAATGGTTACTGGCGGCCCTGAGTCACCCCTTTGATGACCGGGACGATGACTACGTACAGCGTCCGCCGGACTGGGGCAAGCGGCTGGAAGTGAGCTGCTCCAGCTAA
- the btuD gene encoding vitamin B12 ABC transporter ATP-binding protein BtuD encodes MTALLQLQDVALAGRVGPINAQVQPGELLHLLGPNGVGKSSLLALMAGLEQGQGNIDFAGQPLAAWSAPALAARRAILCQQQMPPFAMPLWHYLQLHQKAGQEEAAMLTVAESLWLSDKLTRPVSALSGGEWQRARLAAVLLQIDPNTNPHGQLLLLDEPMNSLDVAQQAALDRLLSKLCRSGVAVVMSGHDLNHSLRHAGRVWLLHNGRLAASGAPESVLTPSRLESVYGLPFRSLEVEGTNLLLTCH; translated from the coding sequence ATGACCGCATTGCTGCAACTGCAGGACGTTGCGCTGGCGGGAAGGGTCGGCCCTATCAATGCGCAAGTTCAGCCCGGGGAGTTACTGCATCTGCTGGGGCCCAACGGCGTCGGAAAAAGTTCGCTGCTGGCGCTGATGGCTGGGCTGGAGCAGGGGCAGGGGAATATCGATTTCGCCGGGCAGCCGCTGGCCGCGTGGTCTGCACCGGCGCTGGCGGCGCGGCGGGCAATACTGTGCCAGCAGCAGATGCCGCCTTTCGCCATGCCGCTATGGCACTATCTGCAACTCCATCAGAAAGCGGGGCAGGAAGAAGCGGCGATGCTGACTGTCGCCGAATCCCTGTGGCTGAGCGATAAACTGACGCGCCCGGTGTCGGCGCTTTCCGGCGGTGAATGGCAGCGCGCCCGGCTGGCAGCGGTGCTGTTGCAGATAGACCCCAACACTAACCCTCATGGGCAGTTGCTGCTGCTTGATGAACCGATGAACAGCCTGGACGTTGCCCAGCAGGCGGCGCTGGACAGGCTGCTGAGCAAACTGTGCCGCAGCGGCGTGGCCGTGGTCATGAGCGGCCACGACCTTAATCACAGCCTGCGCCACGCCGGGCGGGTATGGCTGTTGCACAACGGTCGTCTGGCGGCTTCGGGGGCGCCGGAAAGCGTGCTGACCCCTTCGCGGCTGGAATCGGTTTACGGTTTACCCTTTCGTTCCCTGGAGGTTGAAGGCACAAATCTCCTGTTAACCTGTCATTGA
- a CDS encoding C40 family peptidase, translating to MRLWLLLVAILTLAGCGHHQAPPPNPRLSDSITVIAELNEQLNNWRGTPYRYGGMSRSGVDCSGFVAMTFRDRFEMQLPRETRTQAEIGTRIDKEELLPGDLVFFKTGGGDNGLHVGIYDTDNQFIHASTSRGVIRSSLDNVYWRKKFWQARRL from the coding sequence ATGCGGCTGTGGTTACTGTTAGTGGCAATCTTAACCCTTGCGGGCTGTGGGCATCATCAGGCGCCGCCGCCTAATCCCCGCCTGTCGGACTCCATCACCGTTATCGCTGAGCTTAATGAACAGCTCAATAACTGGCGCGGCACGCCCTATCGCTATGGCGGAATGAGTCGCAGCGGCGTTGACTGTTCCGGCTTTGTGGCAATGACCTTCCGCGATCGCTTCGAAATGCAGCTGCCGCGTGAAACCCGCACTCAGGCGGAAATCGGCACCCGTATCGATAAAGAAGAGCTACTGCCCGGCGATCTGGTGTTCTTTAAAACCGGCGGCGGAGATAACGGGCTGCACGTGGGCATTTACGATACCGACAACCAGTTTATCCACGCCTCCACCAGTCGCGGCGTGATCCGCTCCTCTCTTGATAACGTTTACTGGCGTAAGAAGTTCTGGCAGGCCCGCCGCCTGTAG